A single window of Jeotgalibacillus haloalkalitolerans DNA harbors:
- the dat gene encoding D-amino-acid transaminase: MGTILVNDQFLDRVNGTVDIEDRGYQFGDGVYEVVRVYGGKMFTAEEHLTRLFESAEKIFLTLPFTLEELTARLEKLMTDNQLDTGIIYLQVTRGPSSRQHHFPAEQNAVLTAYTKEVARPVKDMSAGVKAITTPDVRWLRCDIKSLNLLGNLLAKQEAVSKGGFEAILHRDDTVTEGSSSNIFMITNDTMYTHPATNLILNGITRREIIKLCADIGLQVAEKAFTLDELLNAEEVFMASTTAEVMPLTKVNDQQIANGTPGSWTRKLQEAFEEAVEKQCGALTETITL, encoded by the coding sequence TTGGGTACAATTCTTGTAAATGATCAGTTTTTAGACCGTGTAAACGGCACAGTGGATATCGAGGATCGTGGTTATCAGTTTGGTGATGGCGTGTATGAAGTAGTCAGAGTCTATGGCGGGAAAATGTTCACAGCTGAAGAGCATCTGACGAGATTATTTGAATCCGCAGAAAAAATCTTTCTGACACTGCCTTTTACACTTGAAGAATTAACAGCAAGACTTGAAAAGCTGATGACGGATAATCAGCTTGATACAGGCATTATTTATCTGCAGGTTACGCGCGGTCCATCATCAAGGCAGCACCACTTCCCGGCAGAACAAAATGCTGTATTAACAGCGTACACAAAAGAGGTGGCGCGACCTGTCAAGGACATGAGTGCCGGCGTTAAAGCGATCACAACTCCGGACGTCAGATGGCTCAGATGTGATATTAAAAGTCTGAACTTACTTGGAAACCTCCTTGCAAAACAGGAAGCAGTATCAAAAGGCGGCTTTGAAGCAATCCTGCACAGAGATGATACGGTTACTGAAGGGTCATCATCCAATATTTTTATGATTACTAACGATACAATGTACACACACCCGGCAACAAACCTGATTCTAAATGGCATCACGCGCCGGGAAATCATAAAGCTCTGTGCAGATATCGGACTTCAGGTTGCAGAGAAAGCATTCACACTTGATGAACTGTTAAATGCTGAGGAAGTATTTATGGCAAGCACAACTGCAGAAGTGATGCCGCTGACGAAAGTAAACGACCAGCAAATCGCAAACGGTACACCAGGCAGCTGGACACGTAAACTGCAGGAAGCGTTTGAAGAAGCAGTTGAAAAGCAGTGCGGTGCATTGACAGAGACAATTACGCTCTAG
- a CDS encoding NERD domain-containing protein, with amino-acid sequence MAQLIKLQDYVSRYEKDMIRYPSQYVRLKKQQWTKIRQQWEDGGVYLNEDEIQRFKEEVEGKEGLLKRFKKILVKQDEEAQEQEQIEENDELSFEPSVYYKPETLDDLKHLYLDQLLQFQLKWASSTLTEKSYVDPKYHRDDHLKFFLQRFPDTFLLMYEPILLLKKAPVELEILLFTPTGLWCISLLEEGEGTVFVGSTERFWKIKKGESEHTLLNPLISLDRTASIIQQIFDKNEVDFTIHKAVLSQRGYVDFPDIPYGYKVIDKRSIEKWHDHQRNMSSPFKHMQMKAARAVIEYTQTTSVKRMQWNEASEELLSDAEE; translated from the coding sequence ATGGCACAGCTGATTAAGCTGCAGGACTATGTGTCACGTTATGAAAAAGATATGATCCGCTACCCATCTCAATATGTCAGACTGAAAAAGCAGCAGTGGACAAAGATCAGACAGCAATGGGAAGATGGCGGCGTTTATCTAAATGAAGATGAAATTCAGCGCTTTAAAGAAGAAGTGGAAGGAAAGGAAGGCCTTTTGAAGCGCTTTAAAAAAATACTTGTGAAGCAGGATGAAGAGGCTCAGGAACAGGAACAAATAGAAGAAAACGATGAGTTGTCGTTTGAGCCCTCAGTATATTACAAACCTGAAACGCTGGATGATTTAAAGCATTTATACCTAGACCAGCTGCTGCAATTTCAGCTTAAATGGGCCAGCTCAACGCTCACTGAAAAATCCTATGTTGATCCGAAATATCACCGGGATGATCATTTGAAATTTTTTCTTCAGCGCTTTCCGGATACATTTCTGTTAATGTATGAACCGATTCTTTTGCTGAAAAAAGCACCGGTTGAACTGGAAATCCTTTTATTCACGCCAACAGGGCTGTGGTGTATTTCATTGCTGGAAGAAGGAGAAGGCACGGTCTTTGTCGGTTCAACTGAACGCTTCTGGAAAATAAAAAAAGGTGAAAGTGAACACACCCTTTTAAATCCATTGATTTCACTGGATCGGACAGCATCAATTATTCAGCAGATTTTTGATAAAAATGAAGTCGATTTTACAATTCATAAAGCAGTTTTATCACAAAGAGGCTATGTCGATTTCCCTGATATTCCATATGGCTACAAAGTCATTGATAAAAGGAGTATTGAAAAGTGGCATGACCATCAGCGGAATATGTCATCGCCTTTTAAACATATGCAGATGAAAGCAGCGAGGGCTGTCATTGAATATACCCAGACCACTTCAGTCAAGCGGATGCAGTGGAATGAAGCGTCTGAAGAACTGCTGTCGGACGCGGAAGAATGA
- a CDS encoding YtnP family quorum-quenching lactonase: MDSFKFGGWELYWLDGGITNMDGGAMFGVVPKPLWSKKYPVNEKNQIELVTEPLLIRTGERNILIDAGVGFGKYDEKKKRNYGITREASIERSLGELNMTVEDIDTVVMTHMHFDHIGGLTTPAGEEMKSVFPNATVYASETEWNEIRNPNIRSRNTYWKENWEAIQDQVTTFTEELEVVPGLTMIHTGGHSDGHCIVKMEQDGEVILHMADLMPTHAHQNPLWVLAYDDYPMTSVFAKEKWVKEGLHNGWWFSFYHDAQVRMIKWNETGKEVIGELKRTPFTD, translated from the coding sequence TTGGATTCTTTTAAATTTGGAGGTTGGGAGCTTTACTGGCTTGATGGCGGGATTACGAATATGGACGGCGGGGCAATGTTTGGTGTAGTGCCGAAGCCGCTCTGGTCAAAGAAATATCCTGTAAATGAAAAAAATCAGATTGAACTCGTAACAGAGCCGCTGCTTATCCGTACCGGAGAAAGAAATATTCTGATTGATGCCGGTGTAGGCTTTGGTAAATATGACGAGAAGAAGAAGCGTAATTACGGTATTACACGGGAAGCATCGATTGAACGCTCGCTCGGAGAATTAAACATGACAGTTGAAGACATCGATACAGTTGTCATGACCCATATGCATTTTGATCATATAGGGGGTTTGACGACCCCGGCTGGAGAGGAAATGAAATCCGTATTTCCAAATGCAACAGTCTATGCGAGTGAAACAGAATGGAATGAAATCAGGAATCCAAATATCAGATCAAGAAATACATACTGGAAAGAAAACTGGGAAGCGATACAGGATCAGGTGACGACATTTACTGAGGAACTGGAGGTTGTGCCCGGATTAACCATGATTCATACTGGTGGCCACAGCGACGGTCACTGTATCGTGAAAATGGAGCAGGATGGAGAAGTGATTCTGCATATGGCTGACCTTATGCCAACCCATGCCCATCAGAATCCGCTCTGGGTTCTTGCGTATGATGACTACCCGATGACGTCAGTCTTTGCAAAAGAAAAATGGGTAAAAGAAGGATTGCATAACGGCTGGTGGTTCAGCTTTTACCACGACGCACAAGTCCGCATGATCAAGTGGAATGAAACAGGAAAAGAAGTAATAGGAGAACTGAAGAGAACGCCGTTTACAGATTAA
- the trmB gene encoding tRNA (guanosine(46)-N7)-methyltransferase TrmB, translated as MRARNKPWAEDHLKAHPQYVPAEPESHKGKWKADVFGNHNELHIEVGSGKGRFITEMAKMHPDVNYIAIELSESIAISALDRMIEADIPNVKLLTINAEILGDVFERGEVDRVYLNFSDPWPKTRHEKRRLTFKKFLDLYKTVLPENGEIHFKTDNRGLFEYSLQSFSAYGLLLTYVSLDLHNSDFEGNVMTEYEEKFSSMGQSIYRCEVRYQ; from the coding sequence ATGAGAGCAAGAAATAAACCGTGGGCAGAGGATCATTTAAAGGCGCACCCGCAATATGTACCGGCTGAACCCGAGTCACATAAAGGCAAGTGGAAGGCTGATGTGTTCGGCAATCATAACGAGCTGCATATTGAAGTCGGTTCAGGGAAAGGCAGATTTATTACTGAAATGGCGAAAATGCACCCTGACGTGAATTATATCGCCATTGAGCTGTCTGAAAGTATCGCCATCAGTGCACTCGATAGAATGATTGAAGCAGATATCCCGAATGTGAAGCTGCTGACAATCAATGCAGAGATTCTTGGAGATGTTTTTGAAAGAGGCGAGGTTGACCGCGTCTACCTTAACTTCTCTGATCCATGGCCAAAAACAAGACATGAAAAGCGCCGTTTAACATTTAAAAAGTTTCTGGATCTCTATAAAACGGTTCTCCCTGAAAATGGTGAGATCCATTTCAAAACAGATAACAGAGGACTGTTTGAATATTCACTGCAGAGCTTTTCTGCTTATGGACTGCTGTTAACGTACGTGAGTCTGGACCTTCATAACAGTGATTTTGAGGGCAATGTCATGACTGAGTATGAAGAAAAATTTTCTTCAATGGGTCAGTCGATTTACCGCTGTGAAGTGCGTTATCAATAA
- a CDS encoding DUF84 family protein: MNLAVGTKNKAKVSAAENCWTFGDVLGFKTESGVKDQPFGHEETRQGAINRAINAAALMPGAAGIGLEGGVAETADGLFICNWGALVVPGFKEPFTASGASIRLPEELAGPLREGQELGPLMEQFSRQLNIRQNEGAVGFFTNGRITRAQMFEHIVELLIGQWEYEKSR; encoded by the coding sequence GTGAATCTGGCAGTTGGTACAAAGAATAAAGCGAAGGTCTCAGCGGCTGAAAACTGCTGGACCTTTGGGGATGTATTAGGGTTTAAAACTGAATCAGGTGTAAAGGATCAGCCTTTTGGTCACGAAGAAACCAGACAGGGAGCCATTAATCGGGCAATCAATGCAGCTGCTCTCATGCCGGGGGCTGCAGGGATAGGTCTGGAGGGCGGAGTAGCTGAGACAGCAGATGGTTTATTTATATGCAACTGGGGTGCTTTAGTGGTGCCTGGCTTTAAAGAACCATTTACAGCATCAGGTGCAAGTATCAGGCTTCCTGAAGAACTTGCAGGTCCGCTTCGTGAAGGACAGGAGCTGGGTCCGCTCATGGAGCAGTTCAGCAGACAGCTTAACATCAGACAGAATGAAGGTGCAGTAGGATTTTTTACCAATGGAAGAATCACAAGAGCTCAGATGTTTGAGCATATTGTAGAACTCCTGATTGGCCAGTGGGAATATGAAAAAAGCAGATAA
- a CDS encoding M42 family metallopeptidase: protein MNQDTLALFKQLTELPGAPGNEHAIRKLMREELSKYSDEIVQDGLGSIFGLKKGPDDGPVVMAAGHMDEVGFMVTGITDNGMIRFQTLGGWWSQVLLAQRVDIVTNDKKITGVIGSIPPHLLSEDKRAKPMDIKNMLIDVGADDKADAESMGILPGQQIVPVCPFTPMENKKKILAKAWDNRYGCGISIELLKELQHESLPNTLYSGATVQEEVGLRGAQTAANLIKPDIFFAMDASPANDMTGDKNEFGQLGKGTLLRILDRSMVTHRGMREFVLDTAESNQIPYQYFVSAGGTDAGRVHISNEGVPSAVVGICSRYIHTSASMIHIDDYAAAKELLVKLVKSCDKSTVETIRQGS from the coding sequence ATGAATCAAGATACGCTTGCGTTATTTAAGCAATTAACAGAATTGCCTGGTGCGCCGGGAAATGAACATGCGATCAGAAAACTGATGAGAGAGGAACTGTCCAAATACTCGGATGAAATTGTCCAGGATGGTCTGGGCAGTATTTTCGGTTTGAAAAAAGGTCCGGACGACGGTCCCGTTGTCATGGCAGCCGGTCATATGGATGAGGTCGGATTTATGGTGACAGGCATCACTGATAACGGCATGATCCGTTTTCAGACACTCGGTGGCTGGTGGAGTCAGGTCCTGCTTGCACAACGCGTTGACATCGTGACAAACGATAAAAAAATCACAGGGGTGATCGGGTCAATTCCTCCACACCTGTTGAGTGAAGATAAGCGCGCAAAGCCGATGGATATTAAAAATATGCTGATTGATGTTGGTGCGGATGATAAAGCGGATGCTGAATCAATGGGGATCCTTCCCGGTCAGCAGATTGTGCCGGTATGTCCATTTACCCCAATGGAGAATAAGAAAAAGATTCTCGCGAAAGCATGGGATAACCGCTATGGCTGTGGCATTTCAATTGAGCTGTTAAAAGAGCTTCAACATGAATCTCTTCCAAATACTTTATACAGTGGTGCAACGGTACAGGAGGAAGTCGGGCTCAGAGGTGCACAGACTGCCGCTAACCTGATCAAGCCGGATATCTTCTTTGCAATGGATGCAAGTCCGGCTAATGATATGACAGGTGATAAAAATGAATTTGGCCAACTTGGAAAAGGGACACTTTTACGTATCCTTGACCGCAGCATGGTCACACACCGCGGTATGAGAGAATTCGTTCTTGATACAGCTGAATCAAATCAGATTCCTTATCAGTATTTTGTCTCAGCAGGTGGTACGGATGCAGGACGCGTGCACATTTCAAATGAAGGTGTACCGAGTGCAGTTGTCGGGATCTGTTCAAGATACATTCACACATCTGCTTCAATGATTCATATTGATGATTACGCAGCAGCAAAAGAACTGCTTGTAAAGCTGGTAAAATCTTGTGACAAGTCTACTGTTGAGACAATTAGACAGGGGTCATAA
- a CDS encoding diacylglycerol/lipid kinase family protein, which translates to MKKIAVFNPNAGKGINRHQLSALLPALQIAGIEVWMTRSKHDAEQRIREWCVAHPCEEVCFIISGGDGTMHEAVNGAAGHKHAVFASIPAGSGNDFARYFGGFDLNASLPESLEQVQYEWHDVIRYEMNETRTAVSNMGAGFDAEVAYAANHSRIKKFLNKLSIGKAVYVVFLVRLLISFRPYTLELKVNGEKQIYSRVWFMTISNQPYFGGGMKIAPSADTKDGELDITVVHGLSRLKFLLVFGSVFRGTHTKFKEVSVIRSGAVICHSDQDVRVHADGEDNGLLKAGQSLKAAAAPFEIRTVNKLTLDES; encoded by the coding sequence ATGAAGAAGATCGCGGTTTTTAACCCGAATGCAGGTAAAGGTATTAACCGGCATCAGTTATCAGCCTTGCTTCCCGCTTTACAGATCGCAGGGATCGAAGTCTGGATGACGAGATCGAAGCATGATGCGGAACAGAGAATAAGAGAATGGTGCGTTGCTCATCCTTGTGAGGAAGTGTGTTTTATCATTTCAGGTGGGGACGGGACCATGCATGAAGCGGTGAACGGAGCAGCCGGACACAAACATGCTGTGTTTGCTTCTATCCCTGCAGGCTCAGGGAATGATTTTGCAAGATACTTCGGAGGTTTTGACCTGAATGCATCGCTCCCTGAATCTCTGGAGCAGGTTCAATATGAATGGCATGATGTCATCAGATATGAAATGAATGAAACCAGGACCGCTGTCAGTAATATGGGTGCCGGGTTTGATGCGGAAGTAGCATATGCAGCCAATCACTCTCGAATTAAAAAATTTTTAAATAAACTATCGATTGGTAAGGCAGTTTATGTCGTTTTTTTAGTGCGGCTGTTGATCAGCTTCAGGCCCTATACATTGGAACTGAAGGTAAACGGTGAAAAGCAGATATATAGCCGGGTCTGGTTCATGACGATCTCCAATCAGCCTTACTTCGGAGGCGGAATGAAAATTGCGCCATCAGCAGATACAAAGGACGGAGAGCTTGATATTACAGTCGTTCACGGCTTATCCCGGCTGAAGTTTTTACTCGTTTTTGGCAGTGTCTTCAGAGGGACGCACACGAAATTTAAAGAAGTAAGCGTGATCCGTTCGGGCGCAGTGATCTGTCATTCTGATCAGGACGTCAGGGTGCATGCTGACGGGGAAGACAACGGTCTGCTGAAAGCGGGTCAAAGTTTAAAAGCGGCCGCTGCACCATTTGAAATCCGGACGGTGAATAAGTTGACTCTTGACGAATCATAG
- a CDS encoding phosphotransferase family protein — translation MEHLFDDQDWEIISAGGASGEAFFARYHEQKLFLKRNSSPFLAVLSAEGIVPRLKWTKRLENGDVITAQHWLNGRELHADEMNGPRIAKLLKKIHSSRPLTSMLQRLGKEPYDPSLMYEEVADTLDTDLKYLPPVREALSFLRHHLDDISAESYVVCHGDVNHNNWLLSDVNELFLIDWDGAMLADPAVDVGMLLYWYVPEQEWSSWMSHYGEELTDDFRLRMKWYVVCQALVMLQWQKDKGRLHDVTKWMNFLQRTQKKENPK, via the coding sequence TTGGAACATTTATTTGATGATCAGGATTGGGAGATCATATCTGCAGGAGGCGCTTCAGGTGAAGCCTTTTTTGCAAGATATCATGAACAGAAGCTTTTTCTTAAGCGCAACTCATCACCTTTTTTAGCTGTACTGTCAGCGGAAGGAATTGTGCCAAGATTAAAGTGGACAAAACGGCTTGAAAACGGTGATGTGATTACAGCACAGCACTGGCTGAATGGTCGTGAGCTTCATGCGGATGAAATGAACGGTCCCCGAATCGCGAAACTGTTGAAAAAAATTCATAGCTCCAGGCCATTAACTTCTATGCTGCAAAGATTGGGAAAAGAACCATATGACCCTTCTCTTATGTATGAAGAAGTAGCTGATACACTGGATACTGATCTGAAGTATCTGCCGCCTGTAAGAGAAGCACTGTCTTTTTTACGCCATCATCTTGATGACATTTCGGCGGAAAGCTATGTCGTGTGCCATGGAGATGTGAATCATAATAACTGGCTTTTATCAGATGTGAATGAATTATTTTTAATAGATTGGGATGGCGCAATGCTCGCAGACCCTGCAGTGGATGTAGGTATGCTTTTGTACTGGTACGTCCCCGAGCAGGAATGGAGCAGCTGGATGTCTCATTACGGTGAAGAGCTGACGGATGATTTCAGGCTCCGGATGAAATGGTATGTCGTATGCCAGGCGCTTGTTATGCTGCAGTGGCAAAAAGACAAAGGCCGTCTTCACGATGTGACAAAATGGATGAACTTTCTCCAGCGTACCCAGAAGAAAGAAAACCCGAAGTAG
- the cysK gene encoding cysteine synthase A — MKVVNNIAELIGDTPFVKLNRLQPEKGAAVYAKLEYYNPSKSVKDRAAFNMIVEAEKAGYLKEGSTIIEPTSGNTGIGIAMNASARGYRSILVMPDTMTAERINLLKAYGAEVVLTPGDEKMPGAIKKANELAKEIEGAFVPMQFENFANPDAHRKSTALEIIEAADQLGKPLSAFVATAGTGGTITGTGEVLKEKYKNLQVHVVEPAGSPVLSGGKPGKHKLVGTSPGFIPDILNQDVYDEIHKIEDEQAYDVTRRLAREEGILVGPSSGAACYAAIEVAKTLPEDSFVVFIACDTGERYLSSDVFRYE; from the coding sequence ATGAAAGTCGTAAACAATATCGCAGAACTGATTGGGGATACACCCTTTGTCAAACTGAACCGCCTCCAGCCTGAAAAAGGTGCGGCAGTTTATGCAAAACTTGAATATTATAATCCAAGTAAAAGTGTAAAAGACCGTGCAGCTTTTAACATGATCGTTGAAGCTGAAAAAGCGGGTTACTTAAAAGAAGGATCAACGATTATTGAGCCAACAAGCGGAAACACCGGTATCGGGATCGCGATGAATGCTTCAGCAAGAGGCTACCGTTCCATTCTTGTGATGCCTGATACGATGACGGCTGAAAGAATTAATCTTTTAAAAGCCTATGGTGCTGAAGTTGTCCTCACACCCGGCGATGAAAAAATGCCCGGTGCGATTAAAAAAGCAAATGAGCTTGCTAAAGAAATTGAAGGCGCATTTGTCCCAATGCAGTTTGAAAATTTCGCCAACCCTGATGCACACAGAAAATCCACTGCACTTGAAATCATTGAGGCAGCGGATCAGCTCGGAAAGCCGCTGAGCGCATTTGTCGCAACAGCCGGTACTGGCGGCACCATCACAGGAACTGGTGAAGTGTTAAAAGAAAAATACAAAAATCTGCAGGTCCATGTCGTTGAACCGGCAGGCTCCCCGGTGCTTTCAGGCGGAAAACCCGGTAAACACAAGCTTGTAGGGACAAGCCCGGGCTTTATTCCTGATATTTTGAACCAGGATGTATATGATGAGATTCACAAAATTGAGGATGAGCAGGCGTATGATGTAACAAGACGTCTTGCAAGAGAAGAAGGCATTCTTGTCGGACCTTCATCAGGCGCTGCCTGCTATGCAGCGATTGAGGTTGCTAAGACGCTGCCTGAGGATTCGTTTGTGGTGTTTATTGCCTGTGATACAGGTGAAAGATACCTGTCCAGTGATGTTTTCAGATATGAATAA
- the thpR gene encoding RNA 2',3'-cyclic phosphodiesterase, protein MENHYFIACTLSDEAKSKLHTIRESLLTADKFKKETDQADLHVTLSFLGAVSEDQLNIVCNALDKKIKEHRAFKLTFNYIHTFGPEDSPRVWWAGPEESEALSFLYQTVQEAVSKIHKGESRPFRPHVTLAKKWKGEPASVYRGPIKAVTDLIKQVTVYEIHPGETPMYKTYYSMKLIESGENNGTAD, encoded by the coding sequence ATGGAAAACCACTATTTTATTGCATGCACATTATCAGATGAAGCAAAAAGTAAACTACATACCATTCGGGAGTCACTTTTAACAGCGGACAAATTTAAAAAAGAGACGGATCAGGCTGATCTGCACGTGACGCTGTCATTTCTTGGTGCAGTATCTGAAGATCAGCTTAACATTGTCTGCAATGCACTCGATAAAAAGATAAAAGAGCACCGGGCATTTAAATTAACCTTTAATTACATTCATACATTCGGACCTGAGGATTCACCGAGAGTCTGGTGGGCAGGGCCTGAAGAATCAGAAGCATTATCTTTTTTATATCAAACCGTGCAGGAAGCGGTCAGTAAGATCCATAAAGGTGAAAGCAGGCCGTTCCGTCCGCATGTGACCCTTGCGAAGAAATGGAAGGGTGAACCGGCTTCAGTGTATAGAGGCCCCATTAAAGCGGTAACAGACCTGATCAAACAGGTGACTGTGTATGAAATTCATCCAGGGGAAACCCCGATGTATAAAACCTATTATTCAATGAAGTTAATAGAAAGCGGTGAAAATAATGGCACAGCTGATTAA
- the pepV gene encoding dipeptidase PepV, whose product MTISWKDEVDKRKDDILNELQQLIAIPSVLDESDASVEAPLGKEVKRALEYLLKAGETAGFKSKNTGHIAGHLEMGEGEDLLGILCHVDVVPAGNGWTFPPFEGAIKDGRLYGRGAIDDKGPTIAAYYAMKIIHELDLKLNKRVRMIIGTDEESDWRCVDHYFKEEEMPTIGFAPDADFPVIHAEKGIMDADFHLTHFEADEHAPKIEMHTFHAGERYNMVPDYAKAELTVHAEQTYLLQEYEEFLKEQELDGDFYVKSGLLTMELHGKSAHAMEPDNGINAGILLLRFLKRFELDARARTFATFADKYLYNGSRGIALGIAGQDEISGDLTLNTGLIRYGEQNAFFGINIRYPVTYDMDQKRDWLMKEMSNHHIRIDVKDDSKPHHVDGDDPFVQTLLSVYENQTGEKGELLAIGGGTYARSLEKGVAFGALFPGREDVAHQKDEYIEIEDLLKATAIYAEAIYQLACEQ is encoded by the coding sequence GTGACCATCAGTTGGAAGGATGAAGTTGATAAAAGAAAAGACGACATACTGAACGAATTGCAGCAGCTTATCGCGATTCCGAGTGTGCTGGATGAATCGGACGCAAGCGTTGAAGCACCACTCGGAAAAGAGGTCAAGCGTGCACTGGAGTACTTACTGAAAGCAGGAGAGACAGCCGGTTTTAAAAGTAAAAATACCGGTCATATTGCCGGGCATCTTGAAATGGGAGAGGGAGAAGACCTTCTTGGAATCCTCTGTCACGTTGATGTTGTACCGGCAGGAAATGGCTGGACTTTTCCGCCGTTTGAAGGAGCCATTAAAGATGGCAGGCTTTATGGACGCGGAGCCATTGATGATAAAGGACCAACCATTGCCGCCTATTATGCAATGAAAATCATACATGAACTTGATCTGAAGCTGAATAAAAGAGTCAGAATGATTATTGGAACAGATGAAGAGAGCGACTGGCGCTGCGTCGACCATTACTTCAAAGAAGAGGAAATGCCGACGATCGGTTTTGCGCCGGATGCAGACTTTCCAGTGATTCATGCTGAAAAAGGCATTATGGACGCAGACTTTCACCTGACCCATTTTGAAGCGGATGAACATGCACCTAAAATTGAAATGCATACTTTCCACGCTGGTGAGAGGTATAACATGGTGCCTGACTATGCAAAGGCTGAACTGACTGTGCATGCAGAACAGACCTATCTGCTTCAGGAATACGAAGAGTTTTTAAAAGAACAGGAGCTGGATGGCGACTTCTACGTGAAGAGCGGTCTCCTGACAATGGAGCTGCACGGTAAGTCAGCACATGCAATGGAGCCGGATAACGGAATAAACGCAGGGATTCTGCTTCTGAGGTTCCTGAAACGGTTTGAGCTTGATGCACGTGCCAGAACATTTGCCACATTTGCCGATAAGTATTTATATAATGGATCAAGAGGCATTGCGCTTGGCATCGCCGGTCAGGATGAGATCAGCGGGGACCTTACACTGAATACCGGTCTGATCCGCTACGGGGAACAGAATGCTTTCTTTGGCATCAATATCCGCTATCCGGTCACTTATGATATGGATCAAAAGCGTGACTGGCTGATGAAAGAAATGAGCAATCATCATATCAGAATCGATGTGAAGGATGATTCAAAGCCGCATCACGTAGATGGTGATGATCCATTTGTCCAGACGCTGCTGTCAGTCTATGAAAATCAAACTGGTGAAAAAGGTGAACTTCTTGCAATCGGAGGAGGCACTTATGCACGTTCTCTTGAGAAAGGTGTAGCATTCGGCGCGCTATTTCCGGGAAGAGAAGATGTTGCACACCAGAAAGATGAATATATTGAAATAGAGGACTTACTGAAAGCCACGGCAATTTATGCTGAAGCAATCTACCAGCTTGCCTGTGAGCAGTAA